The following coding sequences lie in one Panicum virgatum strain AP13 chromosome 6N, P.virgatum_v5, whole genome shotgun sequence genomic window:
- the LOC120679879 gene encoding uncharacterized protein LOC120679879 yields MAPLPPAATNGPRPKRPNPLRPSSSSRPASSPVVTAAQAASPSPTSASQAIPGSIASWLPLPPAFMTSCTPSMVNISDLNGINTGIQEGSELGSHVPGDYFQHSSGYSFPEEIQRQIPMSPNFIYASGSAPYAPFESPQPWMAKAKSSDSDPKQGTTRSAPDKQAAPVVDVDNTDANEGNPSTFSKKDAGGSRAGMRMIWTPDETMRLVSAWLKNSNDPIKGNWKRNDQYWGAVTTMFNSTTPIVLEKLNN; encoded by the exons ATGGCACCACTGCCGCCTGCTGCCACAAACGGGCCGCGTCCCAAACGCCCGAACCCActgcgcccctcctcctcgtcccggCCAGCAAGCTCGCCGGTGGTTACAGCAGCCCAGGCAGCATCTCCATCACCGACATCAGCATCGCAAGCTATTCCAGGTTCAATCGCTTCATGGTTGCCCTTGCCTCCTGCCTTTATGACAAGCTGTACTCCTTCAATGGTGAACATCTCAGATCTGAATGGCATCAATACTGGAATCCAAGAGGGCAG TGAACTAGGTTCTCACGTGCCTGGTGATTACTTTCAACATTCATCAGGCTACTCTTTTCCTGAAGAAATTCAACGTCAGATACCCATGTCacctaattttatttatgctaGCGGCTCTGCTCCATATGCTCCATTTGAGTCACCACAACCATGGATGGCCAAAGCTAAGTCATCAGATTCAGACCCTAAACAAGGCACTACACGTTCAGCACCTGACAAGCAAGCTGCTCCTGTTGTGGATGTTGACAACACTGATGCTAACGAAGGCAATCCAAGCACATTCTCAAAAAAAGATGCAGGAGGAAGTAGGGCTGGGATGAGGATGATATGGACGCCTGATGAGACCATGAGATTG GTCAGTGCTTGGTTGAAAAACTCAAACGATCCAATTAAAGGCAACTGGAAGAGAAATGATCAATATTGGGGAGCAGTAACTACCATGTTCAATAGCACAACCCCGATCGTATTAGAGAAGTTAAACAATTGA
- the LOC120679620 gene encoding uncharacterized protein LOC120679620, with product MPPPAPGAGGAPVADRWASLPGDLVRLVASRVLAGDLLDYVRFRAVCTGWRSGAACPRGRGVADPRFHPRRWMMLPEGHGLHPGHPDLRGYIRFLNLDTGALVRAQLPLLSDHCAIDSVDGLLLLLREEDNAVRLLHPFTGDIAELPPLANLLPQLAPLLYNCPVPQRIRRLAGIVSASASFGSEAITVMLALHEVHHVAFATTLDQQWTLSSWKYQLGCPPPVSFQGKLYMACYVLYSTVFEIFQIDPPVKDGMGSDYVLHPPKLIATVPEGNLIMPINLVECDSEILLLGHKDFYMSQIVVFKLADLVLQWCIPITSIGGNTLFISERSLSVASKALPTPMGDNVICFEPTEHCLVQYHLISGTWSPPTDNCSIYGPAPGPRSLIHLIYNCCIRIRWNSGLVFGRTLKGWFGEV from the exons ATGCCACCTCCGGCgccgggggccggcggcgcccccgtcGCCGATCGCTGGGCGTCGCTGCCCGGGGACCTGGTCCGCCTCGTCGCGTCGCGCGTGCTGGCCGGCGACCTGCTGGACTACGTCCGCTTCCGGGCCGTGTGCACGGGCTGGCGGTCCGGCGCCGCCTGCcctcgcggccgcggcgtcgccgACCCGCGCTTCCACCCGCGCCGCTGGATGATGCTTCCCGAGGGCCACGGCCtccaccccggccaccccgaCCTGCGCGGGTACATCCGCTTCCTCAACCTCGACACGGGGGCCTTGGTCCGCGCCCAGCTCCCGCTCCTCAGCGACCACTGCGCCATCGATTCGGTcgacggcctcctcctgctgctgcgggAGGAGGACAacgccgtccgcctcctccacccttTCACCGGCGACATCGCCGAGCTCCCACCGCTGGCGAACCTCCTCCCGCAGCTCGCCCCGCTGCTTTATAACTGCCCCGTGCCACAAAGGATCAGAAGGCTTGCAGGGATCGTCTCTGCTTCTGCTTCCTTCGGCTCCGAAGCCATCACCGTCATGCTTGCACTTCATGAGGTACACCATGTAGCATTTGCTACCACCCTGGATCAGCAATGGACTCTGTCAAGCTGGAAGTACCAGCTAGGATGTCCTCCACCTGTGTCATTCCAAGGCAAACTGTACATGGCGTGTTATGTCCTATACAGCACCGTCTTCGAGATTTTCCAGATTGACCCACCTGTAAAGGATGGGATGGGCTCAGATTATGTCCTTCACCCACCAAAGTTGATTGCCACAGTCCCTGAAGGCAACCTCATTATGCCTATCAATCTGGTAGAGTGTGACTCAGAGATCCTGCTGCTTGGCCACAAAGATTTCTACATGTCGCAAATTGTAGTTTTCAAGCTTGCCGATCTTGTCCTGCAATGGTGTATCCCAATAACAAGCATCGGAGGCAATACCTTGTTTATCTCAGAAAGGAGCTTGAGTGTCGCCTCTAAAGCACTGCCTACCCCTATGGGTGACAATGTCATCTGCTTTGAACCAACAGAACACTGTCTTGTGCAGTACCACCTCATTAGTGGCACCTGGTCACCGCCAACCGATAACTGCAGCATCTATGGTCCTGCGCCGGGTCCTCGTAGCCTCATCCACCTTATCTACAATTGTTGCATTCGTATTCGATG GAACAGTGGGCTAGTATTTGGAAGGACTCTGAAAGGCTGGTTTGGTGAAGTTTAA